In one Chitinophaga sancti genomic region, the following are encoded:
- a CDS encoding threonine synthase, with protein MHITQHSTSLATALQCPHCGRLYNIGDVQSYATCCNQPLFTRYRLDQPLHQTLDINYHTIWRYSRLLPIFEEHNIVSLGEGGTPLYTLSALSQQHEVNILLKDESVNPTGSFKARGISVAVSKAKELGIQHCIIPTAGNAGGALSAYCAKAGMKATVIMPRHTPLTLQTECRMYGAELILVDGLISDCGRRAQQLVAQTGGFDMSTLKEPYRLEGKKTIGYEIAEQLHWQLPDVIIYPTGGGTGLIGMWKAFAEMKQLGWLTGKLPRMVIVQSANCDPMVQLFQQGVIPADFCATPSIAYGLAVPAPFARDLMIDVLQQSKGTALTVTETEITAGMRHIATTEGLLLSPEGSATYIGMQHLIADGWIQEGENVLLFNTGSWYKYRS; from the coding sequence ATGCATATAACCCAACACAGCACCTCGCTTGCCACAGCTCTACAGTGCCCCCATTGTGGCCGGTTATACAACATCGGGGATGTACAATCCTACGCTACCTGCTGTAATCAACCGCTTTTCACCCGTTACAGGCTGGACCAACCATTGCACCAGACATTAGACATCAATTACCACACCATCTGGCGGTATAGCCGGCTCTTACCAATTTTTGAAGAACACAATATTGTCAGCCTGGGAGAAGGAGGCACACCTTTATATACTCTTTCAGCCCTCAGTCAACAGCATGAAGTCAACATTCTGCTCAAGGATGAAAGCGTGAACCCTACCGGCTCCTTTAAGGCCAGGGGGATCAGCGTGGCCGTTTCCAAAGCCAAAGAACTGGGCATCCAACATTGCATAATTCCTACTGCGGGCAATGCCGGAGGCGCCCTCAGCGCCTATTGTGCCAAAGCAGGGATGAAGGCAACTGTGATCATGCCCAGGCATACCCCACTTACATTGCAGACAGAATGCCGCATGTATGGCGCAGAACTCATCCTGGTGGATGGGCTGATCAGTGATTGTGGCCGCCGCGCCCAGCAACTGGTGGCGCAAACCGGAGGTTTTGATATGTCTACCCTGAAAGAGCCTTATAGACTCGAAGGCAAGAAAACAATAGGATACGAAATTGCAGAACAGCTGCACTGGCAGCTACCGGATGTCATCATTTACCCTACCGGTGGTGGTACTGGTTTGATTGGGATGTGGAAAGCCTTTGCAGAAATGAAACAACTGGGTTGGCTAACGGGCAAGTTACCCAGGATGGTGATCGTGCAATCAGCGAATTGTGATCCAATGGTACAGTTATTTCAGCAGGGGGTAATTCCTGCGGATTTTTGTGCTACCCCTTCTATTGCTTACGGGCTGGCAGTGCCGGCGCCCTTCGCCAGGGACCTGATGATAGATGTATTACAGCAGAGTAAGGGTACGGCGCTGACTGTGACAGAGACGGAGATTACGGCGGGCATGCGGCACATTGCGACCACAGAAGGCTTGTTGTTATCACCGGAGGGGAGTGCTACCTATATAGGCATGCAGCATCTGATTGCAGATGGCTGGATACAGGAGGGAGAAAATGTGTTGTTGTTTAATACCGGGTCGTGGTATAAGTATAGATCATAG
- a CDS encoding TonB-dependent receptor plug domain-containing protein, giving the protein MKKTILLLISFLVVLSAKAQVPDYANTKEKVYLQMNHVYFEPGDTIYYKAYVVNAQTNVPTIISTVLNVDIISPSGNILSQLKHPINIGYSEGGYVFGDSLPGGIYKIRAYTTWMQNEKDSTWFSKSLYLQRVIAPRILATLDFPEKGYGPGDTIKAIYSIRTPDNKPLAHYTGQFMVSIEGKQYKSDIFKTDTAGKAIIRAVLPGTLTSDDGLLNVTVIASGFTESISRSIPIELNKIDLQFMPEGGTLVAGLPTVLAFKAINDKGKPVDVKGKIIDDKGAKIAPFSSYHGGMGILPFTPVQGRKYTALIGDKKYPVPQATEDGMIMNLMHRGGQLYAKISTTADDDITLTAAMREHVYYTTNATIHKGVQLIKIDTMDFPTGIVVFTLRNSQHLKVAERVAFMNKHHALQVNISTDKSAYMPREKVKMTILTTDTEGQPIPANLSLSVIDDKLWTMADDKQDHIISWLLMSSELKGRVEEPQFYFKQDEPKADSALDMLMLTQGYRYFQFTDIVNTSNRLVFTPDKLNILSGSITNKNGIPAKTKLYLFNTNRQLGVVQTTSNSGQFFFSDLDPGADYFLIAEGEKKDSFVINVAQNGIGNNPQEAGMFKPLKTGLKESVAAYPAMAINAPSWADKATHLNDVVVVGYGVTNKRNLTGSISVISKSEIMSSNPSNVLLSLQGKLAGIIVNQPSGNPGDAVSVQIRGINSLAKNDNPLYVIDGIPFQGNIINTINPAEILTISILKGADATAIYGSRAANGVILFTTKKSQNLGRIRFSLSKSYSFAFRNIKTQAANEIFSQVPVFYAPKYQAIETEKKTDFRETIYWNPTIQTDRYGKASVEFYNSDANTTFRAITEGIGYNGSIGRTEHTYAVHDMVSVDAKIPPYINVGDNVQIPVVLTNYSNEDVIAKVYLTLPPGVSGDTAIREVPVKKAGSVQVNIPVTPYYKMSGNIRINVNSQALFLPFTAEEKGFPIHVVFSGNQSKDTSFIFSNPVTPINPAMSLDLQTVTDQIIDAIKSMLREPHGCFEQTSSSTYPNIFILQLMQHAIKRDYKLESKAKEYLQEGYARLVKFETSENGFEWFGHTPAHVALTAYGLMEFTAMKEFIEVDKNMLNRTEKFLLDHRDGKGKFKPTPGGLDEFKGVPVDVMNAYIVYALAQAGKGGDIQLEYETARKDAQLSNDGYQLAIMALAAAQLQKTEDFNDLMNRLDKLFINGQLAARTSIVASQGVSLYVETMALYAMALMREPAPRKARIAQIMSGIQSRKNYYGFGSTQGNIQALAALTAYYNMEKSTATDSGTFTLNGHPAKPGEKVAFNYLSKENKFSVRYSGKEGLPYTFTCDYFTNTPPTSEHALLKLETVLSTHHVKVGETVRMNINVTNTSTEEQGMAVVKVGVPGGLSWQPWQLKELMDKEKVAYYEIFDNYLVFYWRGMKGKEVKKIALDLKVDVAGTYQGKASAGYLYYQPENIYWQEGETVEIMP; this is encoded by the coding sequence ATGAAGAAAACGATCCTTTTACTTATATCTTTCCTGGTGGTATTGTCCGCAAAGGCCCAGGTTCCTGATTATGCAAACACGAAAGAAAAAGTGTACCTGCAAATGAACCATGTATATTTTGAACCAGGTGATACAATCTATTATAAGGCTTATGTAGTTAATGCTCAAACAAATGTTCCCACCATTATCAGTACGGTATTAAATGTGGATATCATTAGTCCTTCGGGCAATATATTATCCCAGCTTAAACACCCTATCAATATTGGCTATAGTGAAGGGGGCTATGTATTTGGCGATAGTCTGCCAGGAGGAATTTACAAAATAAGGGCCTATACTACCTGGATGCAAAATGAAAAAGACAGCACCTGGTTCAGCAAATCGCTTTACCTGCAAAGGGTAATTGCGCCCAGAATACTTGCCACACTCGATTTTCCTGAAAAAGGTTATGGCCCGGGCGATACGATCAAAGCAATATATTCGATCCGTACACCTGACAATAAACCCCTGGCTCACTATACAGGACAGTTCATGGTCAGCATTGAGGGTAAACAATACAAATCTGATATTTTCAAAACTGATACTGCCGGTAAAGCTATAATCAGGGCTGTATTACCCGGCACTCTCACTTCTGATGACGGGTTACTGAATGTAACCGTCATCGCCAGCGGATTTACCGAATCAATCTCAAGGAGTATTCCCATTGAATTAAATAAGATTGATCTTCAATTTATGCCGGAAGGTGGTACCCTTGTAGCAGGATTACCTACTGTGCTGGCATTTAAGGCCATCAATGACAAGGGGAAACCAGTGGATGTAAAAGGAAAAATCATCGACGATAAGGGTGCTAAAATCGCCCCCTTTTCCAGTTATCATGGGGGTATGGGTATATTACCGTTTACACCCGTTCAAGGCAGAAAATATACAGCGCTCATTGGCGATAAAAAATATCCTGTTCCGCAGGCCACGGAAGATGGTATGATAATGAACCTGATGCATCGGGGCGGGCAATTATATGCAAAAATTTCGACTACAGCTGATGATGATATTACATTGACGGCCGCCATGCGGGAGCATGTTTATTATACTACCAATGCTACGATCCATAAAGGTGTTCAATTAATTAAAATTGACACGATGGATTTTCCTACAGGGATCGTTGTATTCACATTACGCAACAGCCAGCATCTGAAAGTTGCAGAGCGGGTGGCATTTATGAATAAACATCATGCTTTGCAGGTAAACATCTCTACAGACAAATCGGCTTACATGCCAAGAGAGAAAGTGAAGATGACGATCCTGACGACTGACACAGAAGGCCAGCCTATTCCGGCTAATCTGTCTCTCAGTGTTATTGATGACAAGCTATGGACAATGGCCGATGATAAACAGGATCATATCATCTCCTGGCTGTTAATGAGTAGTGAACTAAAAGGAAGAGTAGAGGAGCCTCAGTTCTACTTTAAACAGGATGAGCCTAAAGCTGACAGTGCGCTCGACATGCTTATGCTCACGCAGGGTTACCGCTATTTTCAATTTACCGATATCGTGAATACAAGTAACCGGCTCGTATTTACACCAGATAAATTAAATATTTTAAGTGGCAGTATTACCAATAAAAACGGTATTCCAGCAAAGACGAAACTCTATCTTTTTAATACAAACAGGCAGTTGGGCGTAGTACAAACAACAAGCAACAGCGGACAATTCTTCTTTTCAGATCTGGATCCCGGTGCCGACTATTTTCTCATTGCAGAGGGAGAAAAAAAAGATTCATTCGTGATTAATGTTGCACAGAACGGAATAGGTAATAACCCCCAGGAAGCAGGCATGTTTAAGCCGTTAAAAACCGGATTGAAAGAATCAGTTGCAGCTTATCCTGCTATGGCTATCAATGCGCCATCATGGGCTGACAAAGCCACTCACCTTAATGATGTAGTTGTGGTGGGATATGGAGTAACGAATAAACGAAATTTAACAGGTTCAATTTCAGTGATCTCAAAAAGTGAAATTATGTCATCTAACCCTAGTAATGTTTTACTTTCATTGCAGGGAAAATTAGCGGGTATCATTGTCAATCAGCCTAGTGGTAATCCAGGAGACGCTGTAAGTGTACAGATACGCGGAATAAATTCATTGGCAAAAAATGACAACCCTCTATATGTAATAGATGGCATTCCATTTCAGGGCAATATCATCAATACAATTAATCCAGCAGAGATACTGACAATTTCAATCTTAAAAGGTGCAGATGCCACTGCTATATATGGTTCAAGGGCAGCAAACGGTGTCATCCTATTTACAACAAAAAAAAGTCAGAACCTGGGGAGAATACGGTTTTCACTGAGCAAATCTTACAGCTTTGCATTCAGGAATATAAAAACACAGGCTGCCAATGAAATCTTTAGCCAGGTACCTGTTTTCTATGCACCAAAATACCAGGCTATTGAAACTGAGAAAAAGACTGATTTCAGGGAAACCATCTATTGGAATCCAACTATCCAGACCGATAGATATGGTAAAGCAAGTGTAGAGTTTTACAATTCAGATGCCAATACTACTTTCCGGGCGATTACAGAAGGTATTGGTTACAATGGATCTATTGGCCGCACCGAACATACCTATGCAGTACATGACATGGTCAGTGTTGATGCAAAAATTCCACCTTATATCAATGTGGGAGATAATGTACAAATTCCTGTTGTACTGACAAATTATAGTAATGAAGATGTCATTGCAAAGGTATATCTCACTCTACCTCCGGGTGTCAGCGGAGATACGGCGATCAGAGAGGTGCCGGTGAAAAAAGCCGGATCCGTGCAGGTGAATATCCCGGTGACACCTTATTATAAAATGTCTGGCAATATCCGGATCAATGTGAACAGCCAGGCTTTATTCCTGCCATTTACTGCAGAAGAAAAAGGGTTCCCTATACATGTTGTTTTTTCCGGCAATCAGTCTAAGGACACCTCCTTTATTTTTTCAAATCCTGTGACACCAATCAATCCAGCAATGTCACTGGATCTGCAAACTGTTACAGACCAAATAATTGATGCGATAAAGAGTATGCTTCGCGAACCACATGGTTGTTTTGAGCAAACATCCAGCAGTACATATCCCAATATATTCATTTTGCAGTTAATGCAGCATGCAATAAAGCGTGATTACAAACTGGAAAGCAAGGCCAAAGAATACTTGCAGGAGGGCTATGCGCGACTGGTAAAATTTGAAACTTCAGAAAATGGTTTCGAATGGTTTGGGCACACGCCTGCCCATGTAGCACTGACTGCTTATGGATTGATGGAATTTACAGCGATGAAGGAGTTCATTGAGGTGGATAAAAATATGCTGAACAGAACGGAAAAATTCCTCCTGGATCATCGTGATGGTAAAGGGAAATTCAAACCAACACCGGGAGGATTAGATGAATTTAAGGGAGTACCTGTTGATGTGATGAATGCCTACATCGTATATGCATTGGCGCAGGCTGGTAAAGGCGGGGATATTCAACTGGAATACGAAACCGCACGGAAAGACGCACAGCTAAGCAATGACGGCTATCAACTGGCTATCATGGCATTGGCGGCAGCACAATTACAGAAAACTGAAGATTTTAATGACCTGATGAACAGGTTAGACAAATTGTTTATAAACGGGCAATTAGCTGCCCGGACAAGTATTGTTGCCTCCCAGGGCGTATCCCTATATGTTGAAACAATGGCCTTGTATGCAATGGCCCTGATGCGCGAGCCTGCACCCCGTAAGGCGCGGATAGCGCAAATTATGTCAGGCATTCAGAGTAGAAAGAACTATTATGGATTTGGCTCTACACAGGGAAATATACAAGCACTGGCGGCGCTGACAGCTTACTATAATATGGAAAAATCAACTGCTACAGATAGTGGTACTTTTACTTTGAACGGGCATCCAGCAAAACCTGGTGAAAAAGTTGCCTTCAATTACCTGTCAAAGGAAAATAAGTTTTCTGTGCGATATAGTGGTAAGGAAGGATTGCCTTATACTTTTACCTGTGATTATTTTACTAACACCCCTCCTACCAGTGAGCACGCCCTGCTGAAACTGGAAACGGTTTTAAGTACTCATCATGTGAAGGTTGGAGAAACAGTGCGCATGAATATTAATGTAACTAATACAAGTACAGAGGAGCAGGGTATGGCGGTGGTGAAGGTGGGTGTTCCCGGCGGATTGTCCTGGCAGCCCTGGCAGCTGAAAGAATTGATGGATAAGGAGAAGGTAGCATATTATGAGATCTTTGATAATTACCTCGTGTTTTATTGGAGAGGTATGAAGGGAAAGGAGGTGAAGAAAATAGCATTGGACCTGAAGGTGGATGTTGCAGGAACGTATCAGGGTAAGGCCAGTGCGGGGTATTTGTATTATCAGCCTGAGAACATTTACTGGCAGGAGGGTGAAACAGTGGAGATCATGCCTTAG